A genomic region of Columba livia isolate bColLiv1 breed racing homer chromosome 12, bColLiv1.pat.W.v2, whole genome shotgun sequence contains the following coding sequences:
- the LOC102089271 gene encoding protein eva-1 homolog C isoform X4, translating into MAGLPGPAAALVLLCLAVGLEASPELSGYLRKVLRNHTAHTCDGEQLLIVCPRKTTISILGAFYGRRVPSPNLCPSPGNASQESIECMSATAHLKLLAECQDQQWCQFLVHSQVFGPDPCPGTHKYLITSYKCRPGNHRVKTVCENNKLRLQCRPKSVLAIYSANYGRFLRGKPECEALNPEGPHIVPKQLLEEVGPDTSDPFLLSDYMHGVPEKVGLYFLCGVSGGLMLLLCIISPKTTFLQELGEALKDPELGSSSELSRTKLREEQDEELPDDSSSDSSFRRLTRTYRATDSIFSPELTAAMEGAVEHQGRGGEEIWMPKESSPYAIHKIKSATK; encoded by the exons GGTACCTGCGCAAGGTGCTGCGGAACCATACCGCCCACACCTGTGACGGGGAGCAGCTTCTCATCGTCTGCCCTCGCAAGACCACCATCAGCATCCTCGGCGCCTTCTACGGGCGTCGCGTACCCAGCCCCAACCTCTGTCCCAGCCCTGGCAATGCTTCCCAGGAGAGCATCGAGTGCATGTCTGCCACCGCACACCTG AAGCTGCTGGCCGAGTGCCAGGACCAGCAGTGGTGCCAGTTCTTGGTGCACAGCCAAGTCTTTGGGCCAGACCCGTGCCCTGGGACACACAAGTACCTCATCACTTCCTACAAGTGCCGGCCAG GGAACCATCGGGTCAAGACTGTGTGTGAGAACAACAAGCTGAGGCTACAGTGCCGACCAAAATCCGTCCTGGCCATTTATTCTGCAAATTACGGACGATTCCTGCGGGGCAAACCAGAGTGTGAAGCCCTGAACCCTGAGGGACCTCATATAG TGCCCAagcagctgctggaagaggTGGGCCCTGACACCTCAGACCCCTTCCTGCTCTCGGACTATATGCACG GAGTCCCAGAGAAAGTTGGCCTCTACTTTCTTTGTGGGGTCTCAGGAGGCCTCATGCTCCTGCTGTGCATCATCAGCCCCAAAACGACGTTCCTCCAGGAGCTGGGAGAGGCTCTCAAGGACCcggagctggggagcagctctgagcTGAGCAGGACCAAGCTGCGCGAGGAGCAGGACGAAGAGCTTCCCGACGACAGCTCCTCAGACTCCTCCTTCCGCCGCCTCACCCGCACCTACCGGGCCACCGACAGCATCTTCAGCCCCGAGCTGACGGCGGCCATGGAGGGGGCGGTGGAGCACCAGGGCCGCGGGGGGGAGGAGATCTGGATGCCCAAAGAGTCGAGCCCATATGCCATCCACAAGATCAAATCGGCCACCAAATAA
- the LOC102089271 gene encoding protein eva-1 homolog C isoform X1, which yields MAGLPGPAAALVLLCLAVGLEASPELSGYLRKVLRNHTAHTCDGEQLLIVCPRKTTISILGAFYGRRVPSPNLCPSPGNASQESIECMSATAHLKLLAECQDQQWCQFLVHSQVFGPDPCPGTHKYLITSYKCRPGNHRVKTVCENNKLRLQCRPKSVLAIYSANYGRFLRGKPECEALNPEGPHIECLAPDALRRVSKKCHRKGNCTVAADQATFGDPCLPGMKKQLRVSYTCVPKQLLEEVGPDTSDPFLLSDYMHGVPEKVGLYFLCGVSGGLMLLLCIISPKTTFLQELGEALKDPELGSSSELSRTKLREEQDEELPDDSSSDSSFRRLTRTYRATDSIFSPELTAAMEGAVEHQGRGGEEIWMPKESSPYAIHKIKSATK from the exons GGTACCTGCGCAAGGTGCTGCGGAACCATACCGCCCACACCTGTGACGGGGAGCAGCTTCTCATCGTCTGCCCTCGCAAGACCACCATCAGCATCCTCGGCGCCTTCTACGGGCGTCGCGTACCCAGCCCCAACCTCTGTCCCAGCCCTGGCAATGCTTCCCAGGAGAGCATCGAGTGCATGTCTGCCACCGCACACCTG AAGCTGCTGGCCGAGTGCCAGGACCAGCAGTGGTGCCAGTTCTTGGTGCACAGCCAAGTCTTTGGGCCAGACCCGTGCCCTGGGACACACAAGTACCTCATCACTTCCTACAAGTGCCGGCCAG GGAACCATCGGGTCAAGACTGTGTGTGAGAACAACAAGCTGAGGCTACAGTGCCGACCAAAATCCGTCCTGGCCATTTATTCTGCAAATTACGGACGATTCCTGCGGGGCAAACCAGAGTGTGAAGCCCTGAACCCTGAGGGACCTCATATAG AGTGCTTGGCTCCAGATGCCCTGCGGAGGGTCTCCAAGAAGTGCCACCGCAAGGGGAACTGCACCGTGGCTGCTGACCAGGCCACCTTTGGGGACCCATGCCTGCCCGGCATGAAGAAACAGCTACGAGTGTCCTACACCTGCG TGCCCAagcagctgctggaagaggTGGGCCCTGACACCTCAGACCCCTTCCTGCTCTCGGACTATATGCACG GAGTCCCAGAGAAAGTTGGCCTCTACTTTCTTTGTGGGGTCTCAGGAGGCCTCATGCTCCTGCTGTGCATCATCAGCCCCAAAACGACGTTCCTCCAGGAGCTGGGAGAGGCTCTCAAGGACCcggagctggggagcagctctgagcTGAGCAGGACCAAGCTGCGCGAGGAGCAGGACGAAGAGCTTCCCGACGACAGCTCCTCAGACTCCTCCTTCCGCCGCCTCACCCGCACCTACCGGGCCACCGACAGCATCTTCAGCCCCGAGCTGACGGCGGCCATGGAGGGGGCGGTGGAGCACCAGGGCCGCGGGGGGGAGGAGATCTGGATGCCCAAAGAGTCGAGCCCATATGCCATCCACAAGATCAAATCGGCCACCAAATAA
- the LOC102089271 gene encoding protein eva-1 homolog C isoform X3, translating into MAGLPGPAAALVLLCLAVGLEASPELSGYLRKVLRNHTAHTCDGEQLLIVCPRKTTISILGAFYGRRVPSPNLCPSPGNASQESIECMSATAHLKLLAECQDQQWCQFLVHSQVFGPDPCPGTHKYLITSYKCRPGNHRVKTVCENNKLRLQCRPKSVLAIYSANYGRFLRGKPECEALNPEGPHIECLAPDALRRVSKKCHRKGNCTVAADQATFGDPCLPGMKKQLRVSYTCVPKQLLEEVGPDTSDPFLLSDYMHGGWYKGPRFSRLREDRMIFTSTLAAFAHLWGVPEKVGLYFLCGVSGGLMLLLCIISPKTTFLQELGEALKDPELGSSSELSRTKLREEQDEELPDDSSSDSSFRRLTRTYRATDSIFSPELTAAMEGAVEHQGRGGEEIWMPKESSPYAIHKIKSATK; encoded by the exons GGTACCTGCGCAAGGTGCTGCGGAACCATACCGCCCACACCTGTGACGGGGAGCAGCTTCTCATCGTCTGCCCTCGCAAGACCACCATCAGCATCCTCGGCGCCTTCTACGGGCGTCGCGTACCCAGCCCCAACCTCTGTCCCAGCCCTGGCAATGCTTCCCAGGAGAGCATCGAGTGCATGTCTGCCACCGCACACCTG AAGCTGCTGGCCGAGTGCCAGGACCAGCAGTGGTGCCAGTTCTTGGTGCACAGCCAAGTCTTTGGGCCAGACCCGTGCCCTGGGACACACAAGTACCTCATCACTTCCTACAAGTGCCGGCCAG GGAACCATCGGGTCAAGACTGTGTGTGAGAACAACAAGCTGAGGCTACAGTGCCGACCAAAATCCGTCCTGGCCATTTATTCTGCAAATTACGGACGATTCCTGCGGGGCAAACCAGAGTGTGAAGCCCTGAACCCTGAGGGACCTCATATAG AGTGCTTGGCTCCAGATGCCCTGCGGAGGGTCTCCAAGAAGTGCCACCGCAAGGGGAACTGCACCGTGGCTGCTGACCAGGCCACCTTTGGGGACCCATGCCTGCCCGGCATGAAGAAACAGCTACGAGTGTCCTACACCTGCG TGCCCAagcagctgctggaagaggTGGGCCCTGACACCTCAGACCCCTTCCTGCTCTCGGACTATATGCACG GTGGCTGGTACAAAGGGCCCAGGTTCTCCAGGCTCCGGGAAGACCGGATGATTTTTACTAGCACTCTGGCAGCTTTTGCCCACCTTTGGG GAGTCCCAGAGAAAGTTGGCCTCTACTTTCTTTGTGGGGTCTCAGGAGGCCTCATGCTCCTGCTGTGCATCATCAGCCCCAAAACGACGTTCCTCCAGGAGCTGGGAGAGGCTCTCAAGGACCcggagctggggagcagctctgagcTGAGCAGGACCAAGCTGCGCGAGGAGCAGGACGAAGAGCTTCCCGACGACAGCTCCTCAGACTCCTCCTTCCGCCGCCTCACCCGCACCTACCGGGCCACCGACAGCATCTTCAGCCCCGAGCTGACGGCGGCCATGGAGGGGGCGGTGGAGCACCAGGGCCGCGGGGGGGAGGAGATCTGGATGCCCAAAGAGTCGAGCCCATATGCCATCCACAAGATCAAATCGGCCACCAAATAA
- the LOC102089271 gene encoding protein eva-1 homolog C isoform X2: MAGLPGPAAALVLLCLAVGLEASPELSGYLRKVLRNHTAHTCDGEQLLIVCPRKTTISILGAFYGRRVPSPNLCPSPGNASQESIECMSATAHLKLLAECQDQQWCQFLVHSQVFGPDPCPGTHKYLITSYKCRPGNHRVKTVCENNKLRLQCRPKSVLAIYSANYGRFLRGKPECEALNPEGPHIVPKQLLEEVGPDTSDPFLLSDYMHGGWYKGPRFSRLREDRMIFTSTLAAFAHLWGVPEKVGLYFLCGVSGGLMLLLCIISPKTTFLQELGEALKDPELGSSSELSRTKLREEQDEELPDDSSSDSSFRRLTRTYRATDSIFSPELTAAMEGAVEHQGRGGEEIWMPKESSPYAIHKIKSATK, encoded by the exons GGTACCTGCGCAAGGTGCTGCGGAACCATACCGCCCACACCTGTGACGGGGAGCAGCTTCTCATCGTCTGCCCTCGCAAGACCACCATCAGCATCCTCGGCGCCTTCTACGGGCGTCGCGTACCCAGCCCCAACCTCTGTCCCAGCCCTGGCAATGCTTCCCAGGAGAGCATCGAGTGCATGTCTGCCACCGCACACCTG AAGCTGCTGGCCGAGTGCCAGGACCAGCAGTGGTGCCAGTTCTTGGTGCACAGCCAAGTCTTTGGGCCAGACCCGTGCCCTGGGACACACAAGTACCTCATCACTTCCTACAAGTGCCGGCCAG GGAACCATCGGGTCAAGACTGTGTGTGAGAACAACAAGCTGAGGCTACAGTGCCGACCAAAATCCGTCCTGGCCATTTATTCTGCAAATTACGGACGATTCCTGCGGGGCAAACCAGAGTGTGAAGCCCTGAACCCTGAGGGACCTCATATAG TGCCCAagcagctgctggaagaggTGGGCCCTGACACCTCAGACCCCTTCCTGCTCTCGGACTATATGCACG GTGGCTGGTACAAAGGGCCCAGGTTCTCCAGGCTCCGGGAAGACCGGATGATTTTTACTAGCACTCTGGCAGCTTTTGCCCACCTTTGGG GAGTCCCAGAGAAAGTTGGCCTCTACTTTCTTTGTGGGGTCTCAGGAGGCCTCATGCTCCTGCTGTGCATCATCAGCCCCAAAACGACGTTCCTCCAGGAGCTGGGAGAGGCTCTCAAGGACCcggagctggggagcagctctgagcTGAGCAGGACCAAGCTGCGCGAGGAGCAGGACGAAGAGCTTCCCGACGACAGCTCCTCAGACTCCTCCTTCCGCCGCCTCACCCGCACCTACCGGGCCACCGACAGCATCTTCAGCCCCGAGCTGACGGCGGCCATGGAGGGGGCGGTGGAGCACCAGGGCCGCGGGGGGGAGGAGATCTGGATGCCCAAAGAGTCGAGCCCATATGCCATCCACAAGATCAAATCGGCCACCAAATAA